The following coding sequences are from one Bos mutus isolate GX-2022 chromosome 22, NWIPB_WYAK_1.1, whole genome shotgun sequence window:
- the LOC102274737 gene encoding zinc finger protein 621 isoform X3: protein MLENYANVASLVSPFPRPDLISQLERGEAPWDPDPWEAEDLRGICPGGERGIKTEEPTVAQQASEGTEAHSRPVGGLLTNVSQHLDFESKAVWQTFSLNPNLILRGGMKFYKCKECGKIFRYNSKLLRHQRSHTGEKPFKCKECGKAFKSSYDCIVHEKNHIGQGPYECKECGKGLSSNTALTQHQRIHTGEKPYACKECGKAFRRSAAYLQHQRLHTGEKLYKCKECWKGFGCRSLFIVHQRIHTGEKPYQCKECGKAFSQKIASIQHQRVHTGEKPYECKVCGKAFKWYGSFVQHQKVHPVEKKPSKALGQPLLRPQGPSASLAPGYLPGPGSAPAVAVALPHAVLIPVSGPVFMLLPASGVLSSPVQVVRVFQGLPPAVKPSPVILTPSPHPRDLSLGTSLAVTADL, encoded by the exons TGTCTCCATTCCCCAGACCTGATCTGATCTCCCAGCTGGAGAGAGGGGAAGCTCCATGGGACCCCGATCCCTGGGAAGCAGAGGATTTGAGAGGCATCTGTCCAG GTGGTGAGAGGGGCATCAAGACAGAAGAGCCAACGGTAGCGCAGCAAGCCTCCGAGGGCACAGAGGCCCACAGCAGGCCCGTGGGAGGGCTTCTCACGAACGTGTCTCAGCACTTGGATTTTGAAAGCAAGGCAGTGTGGCAGACTTTCAGTCTGAATCCCAATCTGATACTTCGAGGCGGCATGAAGTTCtacaaatgtaaagaatgtgggaaGATCTTCCGATATAACTCAAAGCTCCTTCGGCATCAGAGGAGCCACACTGGGGAAAAGCCCTTCAAGTGCAAGGAGTGTGGCAAAGCTTTCAAGTCCAGCTATGACTGTATCGTACATGAGAAAAATCACATTGGTCAAGGACCCTATGAATGTAAGGAGTGTGGCAAAGGTCTGAGTTCCAACACCGCCTTGACCCAGCATCAGAGGATCCACACGGGGGAGAAGCCCTACGCGTGTAAGGAGTGTGGCAAGGCTTTCCGCCGGAGCGCCGCCTACCTGCAGCACCAGAGGCTGCACACtggggagaagctctataaatgTAAGGAGTGTTGGAAAGGTTTTGGGTGTAGGTCACTTTTTATCGTCCACCAGCGCATCCACACTGGGGAGAAACCCTACCAATGTAAGGAGTGTGGGAAGGCATTCAGCCAGAAGATCGCCTCCATTCAGCATCAGAGAGTTCACACCGGAGAGAAGCCCTATGAGTGTAAGGtgtgtgggaaagccttcaagtGGTACGGCAGCTTTGTTCAGCATCAGAAAGTGCACCCTGTGGAGAAGAAGCCCAGCAAGGCTCTCGGGCAACCCTTGCTGCGTCCCCAGGGCCCCTCTGCATCCTTAGCTCCCGGGTATCTCCCAGGCCCGGGCTCTGCTCCTGCTGTGGCCGTGGCCTTGCCACACGCTGTCCTCATTCCTGTCTCCGGGCCCGTGTTCATGCTGCTGCCCGCCTCTGGGGTTCTTTCTTCCCCTGTCCAAGTAGTTCGTGTCTTCCAGGGTCTTCCTCCTGCTGTGAAGCCTTCCCCAGTTATTCTGACCCCTTCTCCTCACCCCCGTGACCTCTCTCTTGGCACTTCTCTGGCTGTTACAGCAGATCTCTAA